One Pseudomonas rhizophila DNA window includes the following coding sequences:
- a CDS encoding DUF2491 family protein — MGWFKRLMGMEAPNSGKDSKWVANPIPASVGPLGLASGKELRFDSTLKLLLDGNTGVVIPDAQQIWSTGIVDLGQSNWLTRCYMNDEDYWLQVHTSGDVAGQVESVILFNYLSYVTLNSEAELRRLAGPESLIGLPTYNHDGVEYSREWGTEEGQTELVALSERVSNPDESYSVEHRSMLYARETGLTDRREFLLFSVEEDAEGTISLSTSLGISLYTTDLNTF, encoded by the coding sequence ATGGGCTGGTTTAAACGGTTGATGGGCATGGAGGCGCCGAACTCGGGCAAGGACTCCAAATGGGTCGCCAACCCAATCCCGGCCTCCGTCGGGCCGCTGGGCCTGGCATCTGGCAAAGAACTCAGGTTCGATAGCACGCTGAAGTTGTTGCTCGACGGCAACACCGGCGTGGTCATCCCGGATGCCCAGCAGATCTGGAGCACCGGCATCGTCGACCTCGGGCAATCGAACTGGCTGACGCGCTGTTACATGAACGACGAGGACTACTGGCTGCAAGTGCACACCAGCGGCGATGTCGCCGGGCAGGTCGAGTCGGTGATCCTGTTCAATTACCTCAGTTACGTCACCCTCAACAGCGAAGCGGAGTTGCGACGCCTGGCCGGGCCCGAAAGCCTGATCGGCCTGCCGACCTACAACCACGACGGTGTCGAGTACAGCCGCGAATGGGGCACCGAGGAAGGCCAGACAGAACTGGTGGCGTTGAGCGAGCGCGTGAGCAATCCGGATGAGTCCTACAGCGTCGAGCACCGCTCAATGCTGTATGCCCGCGAAACTGGCCTGACCGATCGCCGGGAGTTCCTGCTGTTTTCCGTCGAAGAAGATGCCGAAGGCACCATCAGCTTGAGCACGTCGCTGGGCATTTCGCTGTACACCACTGACCTGAACACTTTTTAA
- a CDS encoding PspA/IM30 family protein, translating into MTQSIWSKLFTALRGGANEVGESIVDQQALRILDQEIRDADSALANAKRELVTIMAKHKLSTDRVSEYNAKIQDLESKALAAIQANREDLALEVAEAISTLTSELDAEQKHATEFGGYAENMRKDIVKAENRIKSLRQQVDMAKARESVQKAQVSASIASGGANGKLETAVGTLNRLQAKQQQRAAELQAQDELAEASTGNDLERKLRDAGITPNEGSANAILERLKKKSAE; encoded by the coding sequence ATGACTCAGTCCATCTGGAGCAAATTGTTCACCGCGCTGCGTGGTGGTGCCAACGAAGTCGGCGAGTCGATCGTCGATCAACAGGCCCTGCGCATCCTCGACCAGGAAATTCGCGATGCCGACAGCGCGCTGGCCAACGCTAAGCGTGAGCTGGTCACCATCATGGCCAAACACAAACTGTCGACTGACCGCGTCAGCGAGTACAACGCCAAGATCCAGGACCTGGAGTCCAAGGCGCTGGCGGCCATCCAGGCCAACCGTGAAGACCTGGCACTGGAAGTGGCCGAAGCCATTTCGACCCTGACCTCTGAGTTGGACGCCGAGCAAAAGCACGCGACCGAGTTCGGTGGTTACGCTGAAAACATGCGCAAGGACATCGTCAAGGCCGAGAACCGCATCAAAAGCCTGCGTCAGCAAGTGGACATGGCCAAGGCCCGTGAGAGCGTGCAGAAAGCCCAGGTCAGTGCTTCGATTGCCAGCGGCGGCGCCAATGGCAAGCTGGAAACCGCCGTCGGTACGCTCAACCGCCTGCAGGCCAAGCAACAGCAACGTGCCGCTGAACTGCAAGCCCAGGACGAACTGGCCGAGGCTTCGACCGGCAACGACCTGGAGCGCAAACTGCGCGATGCCGGCATCACGCCGAACGAAGGCAGCGCCAATGCGATTCTGGAGCGCCTGAAGAAAAAATCGGCGGAGTAA
- a CDS encoding DUF350 domain-containing protein: MLEALSISLNKAAVLGFVLYILGAAVLFALYQFIYTRITPHKEFELIRSGNVAAAIALGGAIIGFAIPASNVIAYSVSILDFVVWAVIAAFVQLLAFLVTSLVLKGASERIKKGELAAGIYIAAVAISVGMLNAACMTPSQN, from the coding sequence ATGCTTGAAGCGCTCTCGATTTCCCTGAACAAAGCCGCCGTGCTCGGGTTTGTGTTGTACATCCTCGGTGCGGCCGTGCTGTTCGCGCTGTACCAGTTCATCTACACCCGGATCACGCCGCACAAGGAATTCGAACTGATCCGTTCGGGCAACGTGGCCGCCGCCATCGCGCTGGGCGGCGCCATCATCGGTTTCGCCATTCCGGCCAGCAATGTGATTGCCTATTCCGTCAGCATTCTGGACTTCGTCGTCTGGGCCGTGATCGCAGCGTTCGTGCAACTGCTGGCGTTCCTGGTGACCAGCCTGGTGCTCAAAGGCGCCTCTGAACGCATTAAAAAGGGTGAGCTCGCCGCGGGTATTTATATCGCGGCAGTGGCCATCAGCGTCGGCATGTTGAACGCCGCGTGCATGACGCCTTCCCAGAACTGA
- a CDS encoding ion channel, whose product MSIFLLLRTYASSFFHRFGWAGLAIALGVHLSIAWIGLVLLGEQHLIAAATFIYFYLTTTLTVGYGDLLPQTSGGRIFVATWIMLGGIALLTTVIGKTTSSVIDVWRKGMKGKGDFTGKTGHTVLIGWEGASSERVIELLLQDETSNDNLIVICDCVLEENPMPGKTTFIKGESLSSVALLQRAGVPGAERVLVRTHSDDLTLSTVLAVNQLNPVGHVVAHFNDSEVAALASAYAPSLECTSSMAIEMLVRASQDPGSSVVINELLCVGEGATQYLMKLPEAFDAAFGDLYVQMKEHHNAILIGYRAKGARHPSINPPCDTRVGGGGDLFYIASARLKEISNGLV is encoded by the coding sequence ATGTCGATTTTCCTTTTGCTGCGAACCTACGCCTCGTCCTTCTTCCATCGGTTCGGCTGGGCGGGCCTGGCCATTGCGTTGGGCGTACACCTGTCCATCGCCTGGATCGGCCTGGTGCTTCTGGGCGAACAGCACCTCATCGCTGCCGCCACGTTTATCTACTTCTATCTCACCACCACGCTCACCGTCGGCTATGGCGATCTGTTGCCACAGACATCCGGCGGGCGAATTTTCGTGGCCACCTGGATCATGCTCGGGGGCATTGCCCTGTTGACGACGGTCATCGGCAAAACCACCAGCAGCGTCATTGATGTATGGAGAAAAGGCATGAAGGGCAAAGGCGATTTCACCGGCAAGACCGGCCACACCGTTCTCATCGGCTGGGAGGGCGCCTCCAGCGAACGGGTCATCGAGTTGCTCCTGCAGGACGAGACGTCCAACGACAACCTGATTGTCATCTGCGATTGCGTGCTTGAAGAAAACCCCATGCCCGGCAAGACGACTTTTATCAAAGGTGAAAGCCTGTCCTCTGTCGCACTTTTGCAGCGTGCCGGTGTGCCGGGTGCCGAACGCGTCCTGGTGCGCACCCACTCAGACGACCTTACCCTGTCCACCGTGCTGGCGGTCAATCAACTGAACCCGGTCGGGCATGTGGTCGCCCATTTCAATGACAGTGAAGTGGCCGCCCTCGCCAGCGCCTACGCGCCCAGCCTGGAATGCACCTCCAGCATGGCCATTGAGATGTTGGTGCGTGCTTCACAGGATCCGGGTTCGTCAGTGGTCATCAATGAATTGCTTTGCGTGGGCGAGGGCGCCACTCAGTACCTGATGAAACTGCCCGAAGCGTTTGATGCCGCGTTCGGCGATCTGTATGTGCAGATGAAAGAACACCACAACGCCATTCTCATCGGCTACCGCGCCAAAGGCGCCCGGCACCCGTCGATCAACCCGCCCTGCGACACGCGGGTCGGGGGCGGCGGCGACCTCTTCTATATCGCCTCCGCGCGTCTCAAGGAAATCTCCAATGGGCTGGTTTAA